From Pseudofrankia saprophytica, a single genomic window includes:
- a CDS encoding Hsp70 family protein gives MISRWPVVAAIDFGTHSTGFAWTEVTEENRDPRHRRPLARFTWPGAPHGANFPKDLSALLLGANGEVVAWGHEARREWVDRVETGHHGHAYITGLKMALKADAYHGPRQPGTGAWTVDTPAAAFPLVVASLRRMFQLALDDIQKCGYREDQIRWCLTVPAIWDDAEKQLMRDAARAAGMPADQERLLFAIEPEVAALHCQIHLARVFGTPDETADVTDIGSRFLVVDCGGGTVDITSYRVDTSPDGQPQLSQLSRATGGRLGSEYIDEEFVNKVLVNRLGGLEVIDRIRARSPRALLEILQAWEGVKNSMTAHLDESSDGVVVDRDVLLPLPGEVRDLLDEVALERIAALPGGRNRIQVSAEETRTLFESVVGPIVVLVRDHLAEMVAHDGPATAPEHLLLVGGLSESHYLQARLLREFGDTVRIIVPPQPSAAVLFGAVHFGYEPEIIRMRRTRYTYGCASGQQYDPAHDPVDRWFQDDRGRDMCRGRFDIFVRNGDELAPGQEITHRFVPNYRAEKRASFGFYRTQSRTPRYVDEPGCETIGELSLEYGEEMMALPFERRGLTVRLRFGETEIRVIGATTDTGLEAIITLRLDTAY, from the coding sequence ATGATCAGTAGATGGCCAGTGGTGGCCGCCATCGACTTCGGTACCCACAGCACTGGCTTCGCCTGGACCGAGGTCACCGAGGAGAACCGCGACCCGCGCCACCGCCGCCCGCTCGCCCGGTTCACCTGGCCGGGGGCACCGCACGGCGCGAACTTCCCCAAGGACCTGTCCGCGCTACTCCTGGGCGCGAACGGCGAGGTAGTCGCCTGGGGGCATGAGGCGAGGCGAGAGTGGGTCGACCGGGTGGAGACCGGCCACCACGGCCACGCCTACATCACCGGGTTGAAGATGGCCCTCAAGGCAGATGCCTACCACGGCCCCAGGCAACCAGGAACCGGCGCCTGGACCGTTGACACCCCGGCAGCGGCGTTTCCCCTTGTCGTCGCCTCGCTGCGCCGGATGTTCCAGCTCGCACTCGACGACATCCAGAAATGCGGATATCGCGAGGACCAGATCCGCTGGTGCCTGACCGTCCCGGCGATCTGGGACGACGCGGAGAAGCAACTCATGCGCGACGCCGCGCGCGCGGCGGGTATGCCAGCCGACCAGGAGCGTCTGCTGTTCGCGATCGAGCCCGAGGTGGCCGCGCTGCACTGCCAGATCCATCTGGCAAGAGTGTTCGGCACCCCGGACGAAACGGCCGACGTCACCGACATCGGCAGTCGTTTCCTGGTGGTCGACTGCGGCGGCGGTACCGTCGACATCACCTCCTACCGGGTGGACACCAGCCCCGACGGACAACCTCAACTCAGCCAGTTGAGCCGGGCGACCGGGGGCAGGCTCGGTTCCGAGTACATCGACGAGGAGTTCGTCAACAAGGTGCTTGTTAACCGCCTCGGCGGCTTGGAGGTGATCGACCGGATCCGCGCCCGATCCCCGCGAGCGCTGCTCGAGATCCTCCAGGCATGGGAGGGGGTCAAAAACTCCATGACCGCCCACCTCGACGAATCCAGCGACGGGGTCGTGGTCGATCGCGACGTGCTGCTGCCCCTTCCCGGCGAGGTGCGGGACCTGCTGGACGAGGTCGCGCTGGAACGCATCGCCGCGTTGCCCGGCGGCCGCAACCGGATCCAGGTGTCCGCTGAGGAGACCCGAACGCTGTTTGAGTCCGTCGTCGGGCCCATCGTCGTACTGGTGCGCGACCACCTCGCCGAGATGGTCGCGCACGACGGCCCCGCGACGGCTCCGGAGCACCTGCTGCTTGTCGGCGGCCTGTCCGAGTCGCACTACCTCCAAGCCCGGCTGCTGCGAGAGTTCGGCGACACAGTTCGGATCATCGTGCCCCCACAGCCGTCGGCCGCCGTGCTGTTCGGGGCCGTGCACTTCGGCTATGAGCCGGAGATCATTCGTATGCGGCGCACCCGGTACACCTACGGCTGTGCCTCCGGCCAGCAGTATGACCCGGCGCATGACCCGGTGGACCGATGGTTCCAGGACGACCGCGGGCGCGACATGTGCCGTGGCCGGTTCGACATCTTCGTCCGCAACGGCGATGAGCTCGCGCCTGGCCAGGAGATCACTCACCGGTTCGTGCCGAACTACCGCGCCGAGAAGCGCGCCAGCTTTGGCTTCTACCGGACACAGAGCCGGACACCGCGGTACGTCGACGAGCCCGGCTGCGAAACGATCGGCGAGCTGTCCCTCGAATACGGCGAGGAGATGATGGCCCTGCCCTTCGAGCGGCGTGGGCTGACCGTGCGACTGCGGTTCGGCGAGACCGAGATCCGTGTCATTGGCGCGACTACCGACACGGGCCTAGAAGCGATCATCACCCTGCGGCTCGACACGGCATATTGA
- a CDS encoding PIN-like domain-containing protein, with the protein MKQAFRAWYPLDDEEKKEIYKSGIVVLDTNVLLELYRFSTETRDEVLTVLAKVQDRLWIPYQVALEFHRNRLVTMGNAGKEATELFREIASSESNVIEKFRTAAKRRGIRDLDESRIAASFDALRSLAGELGPQEPFELPDSASDDAILSRITDLFDGRVGQEFDSDRLARESTTGTKRLAAKIPPGYADTKEKGVDASLGDYFAWRQILDEVQREPRSVLLVTNDQKEDWYQRIKGKILGPRPELSAEIMKVAGVRLHLATTQTFLSQAKRYLDVSVSDRAVDEAAAESEPGRPDFDRVVADLLAETGRAHRGPSAGLERYRAFESLCMNALRELGWLATSTGRGDYDAEVPLATPDGNPAGRIIFDFSTIEAFRGNSGARGRVVRLEERMRNMVDRYPYPVVLVNPGPDPITFQTPPSGRYSCPWGDYPRFQSITLRNLLTGSFDLPVEGIVPAE; encoded by the coding sequence GTGAAGCAGGCTTTCCGCGCATGGTACCCGCTCGATGACGAGGAAAAGAAGGAAATTTACAAGTCAGGGATTGTAGTCCTTGATACGAATGTTCTCCTAGAATTATACCGATTCTCGACCGAAACGCGAGATGAGGTACTTACGGTTCTCGCCAAGGTTCAAGACCGACTCTGGATTCCATATCAAGTCGCGCTCGAATTTCATCGAAACCGGCTCGTGACGATGGGAAACGCGGGGAAAGAGGCGACTGAACTTTTCAGGGAAATCGCCAGCTCCGAGAGCAACGTAATCGAGAAGTTCCGGACAGCTGCAAAGCGGCGCGGGATTCGTGACCTAGACGAGTCGCGAATCGCAGCTAGCTTTGACGCGCTACGTTCGCTTGCCGGCGAGCTTGGGCCACAAGAGCCGTTCGAGCTTCCAGACAGCGCAAGTGATGATGCGATACTGAGCCGAATTACAGACCTGTTCGATGGCAGGGTTGGCCAAGAATTTGACTCTGACCGGCTAGCACGTGAATCAACAACGGGAACCAAGCGCCTGGCCGCCAAGATTCCTCCCGGGTATGCGGATACTAAAGAGAAGGGAGTTGACGCATCGCTAGGTGACTACTTTGCGTGGCGTCAGATCCTCGATGAAGTCCAGCGTGAGCCACGCAGTGTGCTTCTAGTGACGAACGATCAGAAAGAGGACTGGTACCAGAGAATCAAGGGAAAAATCTTGGGTCCCCGACCCGAACTGTCGGCAGAAATCATGAAGGTCGCCGGGGTGCGACTCCATCTTGCTACGACGCAGACGTTCCTAAGTCAGGCAAAAAGATATCTCGATGTATCAGTCAGCGATCGCGCGGTTGATGAAGCAGCAGCGGAGTCCGAGCCTGGAAGGCCCGATTTTGATAGGGTTGTGGCAGACCTCTTAGCAGAAACTGGGCGAGCTCATAGGGGTCCCTCCGCAGGATTGGAGCGATATCGCGCATTTGAGTCTCTATGCATGAACGCTCTGAGGGAACTTGGATGGCTCGCGACATCGACAGGGCGAGGAGACTATGACGCCGAGGTTCCGCTCGCCACACCGGACGGGAATCCGGCGGGGCGCATAATATTTGACTTTTCCACCATAGAGGCCTTCCGGGGAAACTCCGGAGCCAGGGGCCGAGTTGTTCGACTTGAAGAGCGAATGCGGAATATGGTCGACCGGTACCCATATCCGGTCGTCCTCGTGAATCCCGGACCTGATCCGATTACTTTCCAGACACCTCCCAGCGGGAGGTATTCATGCCCTTGGGGCGACTACCCTCGCTTTCAGTCGATTACACTGAGAAATCTCTTGACCGGCTCTTTTGATCTTCCCGTTGAGGGGATCGTTCCAGCCGAGTAA